AGTTTAACCTTCGCATCCATGTAATCATTTAAGGAAAAATATaggtagataataaaaatattaaataatgtgaataatcgATATATCGGATATTCAATTCACTATGTATGTGGATACTTatcctaatattaagatttaggtggATAATTTAGGAATGTAgtgtatttttactttattaagCCAATTTTAGAacctattatttatattattcacaAAAACTATTGTCTACCTAGTAAAGTCCATCATTTGATTATGTGATACTATTTTTTagcttaaaaaatatttctttattaccaaatatagaaatatttggtaattaaagaaaatcagccaaaaacaacaataatttactttatttagcattcattaattgttgtaacaattaattaatctaaataagataaatttttagtttttttttcctaAGTATGAAATAATTATGGAGTTATAATTACGCACATTATTgagaaaataattagaaaatttttgtTCTTAGAAAAACTTCAGTGATTGGTAAACTTATCTTTACTACTATTGTAAGTCTGTAATTAATTAATGTtgcctaattttttttaaatagataattatatataatctgttaattaaaaaataggcaattatataatataaaaacagaaaaatgatCAAGAGTTCTAATTCATTCTCcaatatatttatttctaatttttaaataaaaattttgaatttttatttttttatattttcataaaagCAACAGattttttgacttttttactTATTTAAGTGTTAGGAAGATAAATTAGAAATCCtaatttattactataaaaaattactactgaacttaagagaaaaaaaatgaacttaAGTTAGGTTTAGtataatatttgttatttgtGGTTATCCACGTAGTTTTGAAGAACATACatatatagtaaaaatatatagtgatggaatatatataaaattgtaCAAAGTAGTTTTGGTATCATACGAACATTAACATATATAGTAACACTTTAAAAGGGTATTTACTATTTGGAAGCAAAAAGTGTGCGAACTAATGTAGTTAGGTACGAGAACACTTTATAAGGGAATGTAGCTTCACTAATATTTCAAGTTTGGAAGTATAAAtggatcatatatatatatatatatatttccgTATGGAGTGATCTTACTGAATTTGGCATCTGACTTTCAAGCATTTTACTTTTGGctttaaattgaaaaagacaTTAGGAAACTTGGGGAGATTGGGAACGCATATATGTGAAAGTGAAACACGTTGGTAGTTGGAGGGTTATATATGCAAACTCTATAATATAGTGTCTGATTAGTGTTTATATCTATTATAAATAGCGGTgttttaaatcaatttaaatcGAACAAAACCGATTAATTGAACCAAAAAACCAATAACTaaacaaattgaaaatagataaattaaaaaaaaaacattttgcaGTTATTTTTGGTTTTCGATTCTAGTAAGAAAAACTCTAATATTATGTTTGGTTGgaaggaaaaaaatagagaagaagaaaatagaaagaaaagaaaggaaaggaaagaaattgagtggatttttattttctttagatgtgtttggatgaaaggaaaataagaagaaaaaaaatattataaaaagataattttatccctatattataatatatattaaaaaagtaaaGGGGTAGTATTGGAAGTACAGAGAAAAACATTAGTTTTCTCTCCATTTTCTTTCCAAtgttagagagaaaaaaattggtGGGTCCCACCATttttttcatccattttctttcctctctaattttcttcctcaaccaaacaataaaaaataatcattttccttctcattttctttcctcccttttctttcctcccttttctttccttccattttcctcTCAAACAAACATAGCATAATTGAATTGAAACTAACTGATTTTCTTATAAATCCTAAATTCTTCCCTCTTCTCTGCCATCGATGGCACTGGATAGCACCATAGCGGTAGTGCGACCCTTTCTCTCCCTCCCTTCTTCGTAGCGCTTCTCTCTCCATGCACTAGCAGTCACCATTATCCTCGACGCACAGCAGCCGTTATCTCCTCCATACACAGCAGATGCCATCTCCTCCACGCTGTCTTTTTCTACGCACCAGCAAACGCCATCGTCCTCCCCGCACAGAGCAGCACGCACCAGACGTCGATGtcctcaatgcacaataaaACCTCCCTCCACTCAACTCAGCCACTCCTTGTCTACATCATCAAATCCTCAAGAATGGAGTCTCCAAATCAGGTTGATTcaatttcttatttaatttttgttcaacttattttgttgttgattttttattattgattattgttcAACCTATTGAGTATTTTGTTGTGCTTCTACTTTTTTTAATGATTCTGTGgttacaattttaatttctaattctatttttatgatTCTGGGAATTGTTATAATTATGTAATTTGGTATCAATTCAAGTGAGAATATTGGTATTCTCTTTCGAATAAATCTACAAGTGTGAGATTCTCAACTACATTACCTGCTGCACCACTCCTCATAGAAACACAAGGAAGCTTGCTAATAGAGGTCAAGGAAAGAGACGGACTATTGAAGAAGCTCCTATTGATGACACCATTGGTACTAAAATTGAGACCGATAAAGATAAGAGAAAGCCTTATAGACCTTTGTCTTAGACTTGGAATCACTTTACTAAAGATAAAACTAGTAATCCACAATACCCTAAAGCTAAATACAATTGGTGTGTGACTAGTTATGTTTGTGATACACATAAAAATGGCACTAGTAATATGAAAAATCACTTGTTGTCGTAGTGCAAAAAGTTTTCTAAGGAGACATTAGATCCTACTCAAAAGATTCTATGTTTTCAAgacattataaaaaattagaaaaagggATAGGTATTTCACTTTCTACTGTGTCTTTTGATATTGATCTTTGTAGACAAGTCCTTGCTAGAATGATTATTATGGGTAAATTGCCTTTTTCGCATGTTGAGGTGGAAGGTTTTGCTATTATATGATTTGTGTGCAACCCAAGTTTCCACTTTCTAGGAGGATCACATTTACTAGAGATTGTTGGAAACtttatttgaatgaaaaaattaagttgAAGTATGTTTTTAATCaactaaatcaaaatattttttgataactTATTGCTAGTCATTTATGCAAAACTTGAACTATCTTTGTCTTACTGCTCATTACATTAATGCTAATTGAAAACTATAGAAAAAAATCTTGAATTTTTGTGCTATCAAGAATCACGAGAGAAAAATAGTTGGTAGAAAGATTGAGAGATGTTTGTTGGGATGGGGGATATCCCAAATTTTTTCTGTAACTATTGATAATGCTAGTTTAAATGATGTTACTATTTCTTACTTAAAAAGTAGAATAGACGATTGAAACTTCATCCATTGAAGGGCAAATTTTTGCATGTTAGATGTTGTGCTCATATCTTAAATGTTATTATGAATGATGGATTGAAAGAAATATATGATTCAATTTTAAGGATTATAAATACAGTTACGCATGTGCATGCATCACCAGGTCATACGGAGAGGTTTAAGACTATGATTAAAGAAGCTAGAATTTAAAAGAAAGGCATTGTGCATTTAGATGTTCTTACTAATGGAACTCTACCTTTTTAACTTGAAAGTgctttgaaatttaaaaatgcaCTTAAACGGTTGGGGGAGAAAGATGTGGAATATGCTATGATGGTTGGTGTCTAGTGGGATCCTTAAGTTTAAAGATTAGAAGAGTGCAAGACATTTTgtcaaattcttaaaaatattttatgatgtaATCAACAAAATTTCTAGTTCAACATTTATGACCTCTTCTCAATATTTTAATGACTTTTGTAAAATATTATCTACACTTAAGCATTGGATAGAGAATTTAGATCTGGTATTTTCAGACATGGCTGAAAAAATAAAGTCTAAGTATGATAAGTAttagaacaacataaaagaataTAAATATGATGATTTTTATTACAGTAGTTCTTGATTCTAGGTATAAGCTTTAAATTATCAAGTGAAATTTTTGCAAAAACTAACAGTAATATTTGCAACAGAATTGGAGTTAGACAATCCAACGGTAATATTTTTGCATTTACCCCTATCAATAATTTACGTCcaactttttaataataaatttgatgcTAATatccttgaaaaaaaattgacaaaaggTCAACATTAATGACCATGTTTCAAGTAgtgatagtaaaaaaaatactaaggaGATCAAATTATATCACCAAAAAAgtacaaaattcaataaattaacaCAATTAATACTATAACATATTTATACACTATTAAGAGtaaatgtgaaaaaaatattacctaaaattgtaaattgaataaatactttaaagttttaaaagaaacaaattaaacaattatTACGGAGGGATTATATTCATCTAACATTCGTCATTAGTAAGATCAATGTTCTTTAgccaatgagttataactcaaatggcatagtctTCCCATACTCATTTAGAGGTCGCAGGTTCGAGTCTCcctattttggtaaaaataaaatatcaatgttctttaaaaaaatagaaagtaaaaaataaaatgtcaaattcatatcataaaaaataaaaaagagatcaCCGGAAGAAGAAGATCTAGTGACAAAGAGTATcaaaaaaacaaagataaatacAATAGAATAAGCTGCTGATGATATGGAGGATATGATGCCCCCGAACCCGAAGCAACTAAGGAAAATGAAGACCCCATGGAGGATGTTGAAGCTGAACCAGAAGTTGAGGTTGTTCCGAAAATGCTACCTACACAACTCCCTAAAGTCTCTTATAGGAACGGATTAGTAGGTGATGGGATTGAGAAATTAAACCCAGAAGAGACAATATAAATGATGGCTAAAGAGTATATCTATGATAATGAAACACTTGAGTTGGGGGGTTGTGATCAAGCTCCCTTCAATTCCATGCCTAATATCGAGGTGACTTTCGAGGAATATGAGGATTAGTGCAAGCCTTGAAAACAAACTCTTATCGTTAAACCCTTGGGGAAGAATATCAATCTGCTGACAATTGGAAAGATGGATCACTAGGCAATGGGCTAATAAGGAGGCTGTCAGAGTGATGGATTTGGAATGTGGCTTCTTCTTGGTTAGATTTTCTAACCATGATGACTATGCACATGCTCTCTTCGAGGGGCCTTGATAATTACAGACCATTACATATTAACCTAAAGATGGAGACCGTTATTCATGCCCCAGGAAACGGAGGGAAAAAAGTGGTTATTTGGGTCGAAATTTCAAATCTTCTAGCAAAGTTTTACAACGGCTTTTTCTTATGAAAGTTAGAAAAAACTATGGGTACTATGCCCCATGCTGATGAACTCACCTCCATTCACTCGAGAGGTAAGTTCGCTCGCATTTGCATAGAAATTGACCTGAGAAATCAACTAGTTTCATTCTTTACGGCTTTTGgaaaggaattttatttggtttaTGAAGGTCTTCATCAGATTTGCTTCCATTGCGGAAGGTACGAGGACAAGGTAGAAGGATGTCCAGAAGTGGAGAAACAACCTTCGAGAAAAAAAAACCGCTCAAGATGGCAATTCATCCAAAGTCCAAGGACCCTCGTGAAGAAAACAACACCGGTAGCGGCCAGAATATTCTTGACCCAAACAACTAGAATTAGCAAAACAGAAAGATTGGGGGTGAAAATCAAGGAGCTATTAATGAAACTATTACCGTTGAAAATTTTCGATTGaatctgtaacaccctactcTGGAACAAAGCTTGACTGATACGGAAAAATTCTATCCTTCAAGGTCGGTTTGAGCCTTTTCTATTATTATCTTTGATACACACTTATAAGTCAGATTGCACAACAAAATGGGGCGAAAAAGGGTGATTGAGTCCGGCTGTTTCACTTTCGGGATAAGGGTTATAAGGGTTGTATTATTGTCTCTTATTGTGTCTGGGTTCAACCACATAGTTTGGATATAATCGAATACATTTTGCTTAACAATATCCCAATTTTCTTTGAAGAAGAGGGCTGGATATCCATCCAGTCCTGGCGCTTTCAGCGAACCAATATTAAAAATTGCATTTTTCACTTCATTCTTTCCTGGTTTTCTGTAAATATGCTCTTTGATGCTAGGTTCCAAAGGAGGATATTGGCTTCGGGTCACAAGGCCACTGCCAGTTTCATTTTCTTCCTCATATAAACTTAATGGCATGTCTTTTTAAATCTTCATCTTTTTCGATCCAATCTCTTTGTTAGTCTTTCAATTTCAAGAtcttattccttcttcttctaatCACTGTTCTAGTGTGGTAGTATCGGGTATTGTGGTCTTCATCCACCACCCAAAGATCTCTAGACTTTTGTATCCACAAAATTTTTTCCTTGTCTAAAATGTCTTCTAATTCTTTATTTAACTTTGCCTCTAGTTTTTCTAAGAATGGATTTTTCTCATAGCTGGAAGCTCTTTGTATGCCTTCAATCCTGTtaataatttttctcttctgTCTTCTAACATGTCCAAACACATCTTTATTCCACTTTATCAGTTGTCTCGTTGTCCCATTAAGCACTATTTTCAGTGGTTGGTTGCTGTCCCAAGCCTGTTTTATGAATTCCTTATGTCCAGGGTGCATACTCCACATGGCTTCATAGCGAAAAGGCTTTTCTATTCTTGTATTAGCTTGAGGCTTTGTATTGATCACCAACGGGTGATGACTAGAATTTTTTCTAGATAACACATCAACTCTGGCTTTCAGGAACATCAAACCCCAGTCAGCATTAGAGAGTGCTCGATCGAGTCTTTTGAAAACTCTGTCTAGTTTCTCCCACTGGGGGCCTCTCCAAGTGAATCTGGCTCCTACTGCCCCTAATCAATGAGTGAACAACCTTATATCCAACTCTTAGATCTCTTAGATGCACCCAGGTCAACTCTACTACCTCCTTGCTTCTCTGTTGGGTGAGCAATATCATTAAAGTCTCCTACTACCAGACACCCTCCAGTTAAGGTAACACTTATCCTCTTCAACTCTGCCCATAACTCCTTTCTTCTTGATTCTTGAGGGCTAGCATACACAGCAGTTAGAGCCCAAGATTTGTTAGAGTCGTTTTTCATAATCATGTGAACAAATTGCATTTTGGATTGGACAACTCTTATGTCTAAATCCGGATCTTTCCACATAATCCAAATACCTCCACTATATCCCTGAGCCTCTTCTATATGATAAAAATCAAACCCAAAACTTTTAATAGCCTTTTTTGCATTATCACTACTACATCTAGTCTCCATAAGAATAACTAAATCAGGTTTATACACCTTGGTTAATTCTCTAAGAGTGTGACTAAAGGCCTTGCTAGCCGCTCCTCTACAATTCCAGgacataaaaattattttagtctACGACAAGAGGATCTTACCCCAGATTACACCATGGGCTCCAACATCCCCTTCTCTCCGGGGAGTCCTACGTCCACATTTGCTCCACAGATATGCTCTCCTTCTAATTGCATTATGTCATCCTGTCCAGTACATCCTTTTTGGCAACCTTCTTCATACTTTCTGgctgctgatgagcggataatttgtatgctttttggcattgttttcagtgtgtttttagtatgatctagttagtttttagtatatttttattagtttttagttaaaattcactttattggactttactatgagtttgtgtgtttttctgtgatttcaggtattttctggctgaaattgagggacctgagcaaaaatcNNNNNNNNNNNNNNNNNNNNNNNNNNNNNNNNNNNNNNNNNNNNNNNNNNNNNNNNNNNNNNNNNNNNNNNNNNNNNNNNNNNNNNNNNNNNNNNNNNNNNNNNNNNNNNNNNNNNNNNNNNNNNNNNNNNNNNNNNNNNNNNNNNNNNNNNNNNNNNNNNNNNNNNNNNNNNNNNNNNNNNNNNNNNNNNNNNNNNNNNNNNNNNNNNNNNNNNNNNNNNNNNNNNNNNNNNNNNNNNNNNNNNNNNNNNNNNNNNNNNNNNNNNNNNNNNNNNNNNNNNNNNNNNNNNNNNNNNNNNNNNNNNNNNNNNNNNNNNNNNNNNNNNNNNNNNNNNNNNNNNNNNNNNNNNNNNNNNNNNNNNNNNNNNNNNNNNNNNNNNNNNNNNNNNNNNNNNNNNNNNNNNNNNNNNNNNNNNNNNNNNNNNNNNNNNNNNNNNNNNNNNNNNNNNNNNNNNNNNNNNNNNNNNNNNNNNNNNNNNNNNNNNNNNNNNNNNNNNNNNNNNNNNNNNNNNNNNNNNNNNNNNNNNNNNNNNNNNNNNNNNNNNNNNNNNNNNNNNNNNNNNNNNNNNNNNNNNNNNNNNNNNNNNNNNNNNNNNNNNNNNNNNNNNNNNNNNNNNNNNNNNNNNNNNNNNNNNNNNNNNNNNNNNNNNNNNNNNNNNNNNNNNNNNNNNNNNNNNNNNNNNNNNNNNNNNNNNNNNNNNNNNNNNNNNNNNNNNNNNNNNNNNNNNNNNNNNNNNNNNNNNNNNNNNNNNNNNNNNNNNNNNNNNNNNNNNNNNNNNNNNNNNNNNNNNNNNNNNNNNNNNNNNNNNNNNNNNNNNNNNNNNNNNNNNNNNNNNNNNNNNNNNNNNNNNNNNNNNNNNNNNNNNNNNNNNNNNNNNNNNNNNNNNNNNNNNNNNNNNNNNNNNNNNNNNNNNNNNNNNNNNNNNNNNNNNNNNNNNNNNNNNNNNNNNNNNNNNNNNNNNNNNNNNNNNNNNNNNNNNNNNNNNNNNNNNNNNNNNNNNNNNNNNNNNNNNNNNNNNNNNNNNNNNNNNNNNNNNNNNNNNNNNNNNNNNNNNNNNNNNNNNNNNNNNNNNNNNNNNNNNNNNNNNNNNNNNNNNNNNNNNNNNNNNNNNNNNNNNNNNNNNNNNNNNNNNNNNNNNNNNNNNNNNNNNNNNNNNNNNNNNNNNNNNNNNNNNNNNNNNNNNNNNNNNNNNNNNNNNNNNNNNNNNNNNNNNNNNNNNNNNNNNNNNNNNNNNNNNNNNNNNNNNNNNNNNNNNNNNNNNNNNNNNNNNNNNNNNNNNNNNNNNNNNNNNNNNNNNNNNNNNNNNNNNNNNNNNNNNNNNNNNNNNNNNNNNNNNNNNNNNNNNNNNNNNNNNNNNNNNNNNNNNNNNNNNNNNNNNNNNNNNNNNNNNNNNNNNNNNNNNNNNNNNNNNNNNNNNNNNNNNNNNNNNNNNNNNNNNNNNNNNNNNNNNNNNNNNNNNNNNNNNNNNNNNNNNNNNNNNNNNNNNNNNNNNNNNNNNNNNNNNNNNNNNNNNNNNNNNNNNNNNNNNNNNNNNNNNNNNNNNNNNNNNNNNNNNNNNNNNNNNNNNNNNNNNNNNNNNNNNNNNNNNNNNNNNNNNNNNNNNNNNNNNNNNNNNNNNNNNNNNNNNNNNNNNNNNNNNNNNNNNNNNNNNNNNNNNNNNNNNNNNNNNNNNNNNNNNNNNNNNNNNNNNNNNNNNNNNNNNNNNNNNNNNNNNNNNNNNNNNNNNNNNNNNNNNNNNNNNNNNNNNNNNNNNNNNNNNNNNNNNNNNNNNNNNNNNNNNNNNNNNNNNNNNNNNNNNNNNNNNNNNNNNNNNNNNNNNNNNNNNNNNNNNNNNNNNNNNNNNNNNNNNNNNNNNNNNNNNNNNNNNNNNNNNNNNNNNNNNNNagaattttgatacctttttccacttaattttcgaaaaacacaaaaaaatcaaaaaaatcataaaatccaaaaatttcttgtttgagtctagtgtctcatcttaagtttggtgtcaattgcatgcatttattcatgtgtcttagtgatcttcaagtaattcttgatgatttcttactctgatctttgaattctcttgacttgagtgttttgtgtgtctcatatgcatctttattagtgtcagtagtatacaaactgctaagtttggtgtc
This sequence is a window from Arachis duranensis cultivar V14167 chromosome 2, aradu.V14167.gnm2.J7QH, whole genome shotgun sequence. Protein-coding genes within it:
- the LOC127744946 gene encoding uncharacterized protein LOC127744946: MRMKPTARGWSFRGQSAEKKLVGIQRQRVVEEMERETIRTYRGAASKAFSHTLRELTKVYKPDLVILMETRCSSDNAKKAIKSFGFDFYHIEEAQGYSGGIWIMWKDPDLDIRVVQSKMQFVHMIMKNDSNKSWALTAVYASPQESRRKELWAELKRISVTLTGGCLVVGDFNDIAHPTEKQGGAVGARFTWRGPQWEKLDRVFKRLDRALSNADWGLMFLKARVDVLSRKNSSHHPLVINTKPQANTRIEKPFRYEAMWSMHPGHKEFIKQAWDSNQPLKIVLNGTTRQLIKWNKDVFGHVRRQKRKIINRIEGIQRASSYEKNPFLEKLEAKLNKELEDILDKEKILWIQKSRDLWVVDEDHNTRYYHTRTVIRRRRNKILKLKD